The Manihot esculenta cultivar AM560-2 chromosome 1, M.esculenta_v8, whole genome shotgun sequence genome has a window encoding:
- the LOC110621268 gene encoding thioredoxin H7, translating into MSAMEFGFPVLRRGRTMSRLFSFDHCNEFSRAKPAAQVVEIRSTEQWKAYFDASKGNNKLLVIQFTATWCGPCRFMDPAIKEFAATYTDVDFIKIDVDKLMLVAMQFEANSLPAFVLVKKGKEVDRVVGVQKLELQIKIEQHRI; encoded by the exons ATGTCAGCTATGGAGTTCGGTTTCCCAGTTCTTCGACGAGGAAGAACCATGTCAAGGTTGTTTAGTTTTGATCACTGCAATGAATTTTCACGCGCAAAGCCTGCAGCTCAAGTTGTGGAAATCCGTTCAACAGAGCAATGGAAAGCCTATTTTGATGCCTCCAAAGGAAACAACAAACtg CTGGTGATTCAATTCACAGCAACATGGTGCGGGCCTTGTCGATTCATGGATCCAGCCATCAAAGAGTTTGCTGCTACATACACAGATGTTGACTTTATCAAGATTGATGTGGACAAGTTGATG TTGGTGGCTATGCAATTTGAGGCGAACTCATTACCAGCATTTGTGCTCGTGAAGAAAGGGAAAGAAGTTGACAGAGTTGTAGGGGTCCAGAAGTTAGAACTGCAGATCAAGATTGAACAACACAGGATATGA
- the LOC110608909 gene encoding dnaJ homolog subfamily B member 4, with protein MGVDYYNLLKVNRNATDDDLKKAYKRLAMKWHPDKNPVNKIDAEAKFKQISEAYYVLSDSQKRQIYDLYGEEGLKSFEFCGPSDEEKTSTNNTKYGFNRRDADDIFNEFFGGSDGGGMGGGSGKSGFYSNGDTGNHGNKKAAAIESKLICSLEELYKGARRKMRISRSVPDDFGKPKTVEEILKIDIKPGWKKGTKITFPEKGNQEPGVIPADLIFVVDEKPHPVFRREGNDLVVNQKISLLEALTGKVVDFTTLDGRYLTIPVMDIIKPGHEIVISNEGMPISKEPHKKGNLRIKFDVTFPSRLTAEQKSDLQRILGGADI; from the exons ATGGGTGTTGATTACTATAACCTACTGAAAGTTAACCGGAACGCCACGGACGATGACCTCAAAAAGGCCTACAAGCGGCTGGCGATGAAATGGCATCCCGATAAGAATCCCGTTAACAAGATAGATGCCGAAGCTAAGTTCAAGCAAATTTCTGAAGCTTATTATGTCCTCAGCGACTCGCAGAAGCGTCAGATCTATGATCTATATGGGGAAGAGGGACTTAAGTCTTTCGAGTTTTGTGGCCCCAGTGATGAGGAGAAGACGTCCACCAACAACACAAAGTACGGATTCAATCGGCGGGATGCGGACGATATTTTCAACGAGTTTTTCGGCGGATCTGACGGCGGTGGTATGGGTGGTGGGAGTGGAAAGAGTGGGTTCTATAGTAACGGAGACACGGGGAATCACGGAAACAAGAAGGCGGCggcaattgaaagcaagttgATATGCAGTTTGGAGGAGCTCTATAAAGGAGCCAGAAGGAAGATGAGGATTTCGCGTTCTGTTCCTGATGATTTCGG CAAGCCAAAGACTGTTGAGGAAATCTTAAAGATAGATATCAAACCTGGTTGGAAGAAGGGCACGAAAATCACTTTCCCAGAGAAAGGCAACCAAGAACCTGGTGTTATTCCAGCTGATCTTATCTTTGTGGTGGATGAGAAGCCCCATCCTGTTTTCAGGCGGGAAGGGAATGATCTGGTGGTCAATCAGAAAATCTCATTACTAGAGGCTCTCACAGGGAAGGTCGTTGATTTTACAACCTTGGATGGAAGGTATCTCACAATCCCAGTAATGGATATTATCAAACCAGGCCATGAGATTGTGATATCGAATGAAGGAATGCCCATTTCCAAAGAACCACACAAGAAAGGAAACCTTAGAATCAAGTTTGATGTCACATTCCCATCAAGACTCACAGCAGAACAGAAATCTGATCTCCAGAGGATCCTGGGCGGTGCTGATATTTAA